Proteins encoded together in one Bacteroides zoogleoformans window:
- a CDS encoding helix-turn-helix transcriptional regulator: MGRKLEGLQRMLVIINKLKGLQKYVPREELEHYVKLRMEERDGTPVDIRTLQRDFNEIETLFGIRICFDKKRNGYHINEEDDLKKEQYERLLLNFDLLNAIDSTSNLHTFVLAEHHRPLDSEYLPLLIKAIKFSHPVTFDYAYIREEGKIRPKKVLPHYLKEDQQRWYLLAYDNGTLKTFNIDCIRNLRMHDEETFTRNMNIDVSSLFRDSYGIWNQTDIPVEDIELSYSALDGSFLKSIPLHHSQEIITDNEEEFRIRLRLRITNDFVMALLSRSNSLTVIKPRHLRERIRNIYEEALKRNGGSNEPTDKERSER, from the coding sequence ATGGGCAGGAAATTAGAAGGATTGCAACGCATGTTGGTCATCATCAACAAGTTGAAAGGACTACAAAAATATGTGCCGCGCGAAGAGTTGGAACACTATGTAAAGCTCCGCATGGAGGAACGGGATGGTACACCCGTGGATATCAGGACACTGCAACGGGATTTCAACGAGATTGAGACGCTGTTCGGCATTCGTATCTGTTTTGACAAGAAACGAAACGGCTACCATATCAACGAAGAGGATGACTTGAAGAAAGAACAATATGAACGGCTTTTGCTGAACTTCGATTTGCTGAACGCCATCGACAGTACCTCCAACCTGCACACTTTTGTATTGGCAGAGCATCATCGCCCTTTGGACAGCGAATACCTACCGCTATTGATAAAAGCCATCAAGTTTTCCCATCCGGTAACTTTCGACTACGCCTACATACGCGAAGAGGGTAAGATACGTCCTAAGAAGGTACTGCCGCATTATTTAAAGGAAGACCAGCAAAGATGGTATCTCCTTGCCTACGACAACGGTACCTTGAAAACATTCAACATAGACTGTATCCGAAACCTTAGGATGCACGATGAAGAGACCTTCACGAGGAATATGAATATCGATGTGAGCAGTCTGTTCAGAGACAGTTACGGCATTTGGAATCAAACGGATATCCCGGTAGAAGACATCGAACTAAGTTACAGTGCGCTGGACGGCAGTTTCCTGAAGTCCATCCCCCTGCACCACTCTCAAGAAATCATTACCGATAATGAAGAAGAGTTCCGCATCAGGCTACGCCTCCGCATCACCAACGACTTTGTGATGGCTCTGCTCTCGCGCAGCAATTCACTGACGGTAATCAAACCGCGGCATCTACGAGAGCGCATACGAAACATTTACGAAGAAGCCTTGAAAAGAAACGGCGGAAGCAATGAGCCAACAGATAAAGAAAGGAGTGAAAGATGA
- a CDS encoding DUF5683 domain-containing protein produces MRKKRIIYQLTITLLFCLLQTTGIVMYGQDRPRAASKRIHRQLNDTVSSAHQPIHRQADSLNIEISQPEESGPSAYSDSLAIADSLATENKRKLLEMTAGADLPPQPIPTDSLQKALKTQTWIPNPTTATWLALVIPGGGQIYNRKFWKLPIFYGGFAGCAYALTWNNKMYKDYSAAYKDASNGNWTSTNITELLPPNHNYSNSQLLEVLRKRKDTYRRFRDLSIFAFIGVYLLSVVDAYVDAELSNFDITPDLSMRVEPAIINNQMIGSSQRAVGMQCSFRF; encoded by the coding sequence ATGAGGAAAAAAAGAATAATATATCAGTTGACCATTACCCTGTTATTTTGCCTTCTGCAGACGACAGGGATTGTCATGTATGGGCAAGACCGTCCGCGTGCCGCTTCCAAACGGATACACCGGCAGTTGAACGATACCGTAAGTAGTGCGCATCAGCCCATTCATCGGCAGGCAGACAGCCTTAATATAGAGATCTCCCAACCGGAAGAGAGCGGGCCGTCTGCTTATTCGGACAGCCTTGCCATAGCGGACAGCCTTGCGACCGAGAACAAAAGGAAATTGCTGGAAATGACAGCCGGCGCCGATTTGCCCCCCCAACCTATACCGACCGACAGTTTGCAAAAAGCGCTTAAAACCCAAACATGGATTCCCAATCCCACTACAGCCACATGGCTGGCTCTCGTCATTCCGGGAGGTGGACAAATATACAATCGCAAGTTCTGGAAACTACCCATATTTTATGGCGGCTTTGCCGGTTGTGCTTATGCGCTCACTTGGAACAACAAGATGTATAAGGACTATTCGGCCGCATACAAAGACGCTTCAAACGGGAACTGGACTTCCACCAACATCACCGAACTGCTACCCCCCAACCACAATTATAGCAACAGTCAGCTGTTAGAAGTATTACGGAAACGCAAAGACACTTATCGAAGATTTCGTGACCTCAGCATCTTTGCCTTCATAGGTGTATATCTGCTGTCTGTTGTCGATGCCTATGTGGACGCAGAGTTATCCAACTTCGACATCACCCCGGACCTTAGCATGAGGGTGGAGCCTGCCATTATCAATAATCAGATGATAGGCTCTTCTCAAAGAGCCGTCGGTATGCAATGCAGTTTCAGGTTCTGA
- a CDS encoding ParB/RepB/Spo0J family partition protein, translating into MVQKRNALGRGLDALLSMDEVQTEGSSSINEIELSKISVNPNQPRHEFDPIALQELADSISEIGIIQPITLRKLSDDEYQIIAGERRFRASQLAGLKNIPAYIRTADDENVMEMALIENIQREDLNSVEIALAYQHLLEQYNLTQERLSERVGKKRTTIANYLRLLKLPAPVQMGLQNKQIDMGHARALVTLGDPKLQVKIFEEILEHGYSVRKVEEIVKSLSEGEAVKSGIHKITPKRSKLPDEFNILKQQLSGFFNTKVQLTCSEKGKGKISIPFSNEEELERIIGILDTLKR; encoded by the coding sequence ATGGTACAGAAACGCAACGCATTAGGACGAGGGTTGGACGCTTTGCTCTCCATGGATGAGGTGCAGACCGAAGGTTCCTCATCCATCAATGAAATAGAGTTATCGAAGATTTCCGTTAACCCTAATCAACCTCGTCATGAGTTTGACCCAATCGCATTACAGGAACTTGCCGACTCCATCTCCGAAATAGGTATCATCCAGCCCATCACCCTGCGTAAGCTGAGCGATGACGAATATCAGATTATTGCCGGTGAACGCCGTTTCCGCGCCTCACAGCTTGCCGGACTGAAAAATATACCGGCCTATATTCGCACGGCCGACGATGAGAATGTTATGGAAATGGCTCTCATCGAGAACATACAACGGGAGGACTTGAACTCCGTAGAAATAGCCCTTGCCTATCAACATCTATTGGAACAATATAACCTTACACAAGAGCGTCTCAGCGAACGCGTGGGTAAGAAACGCACCACCATTGCCAATTACTTGCGCCTGCTTAAATTGCCCGCTCCCGTACAAATGGGGCTTCAGAATAAACAAATAGATATGGGGCATGCCCGCGCATTGGTGACCCTCGGAGATCCCAAACTTCAAGTCAAGATCTTTGAGGAAATTCTGGAACATGGCTATTCCGTTCGCAAAGTGGAAGAAATAGTAAAATCATTGAGCGAAGGCGAAGCAGTGAAAAGCGGTATCCACAAAATCACCCCCAAGCGCTCCAAACTTCCTGACGAGTTCAATATTCTGAAGCAACAACTTTCGGGATTCTTCAACACTAAAGTACAACTGACCTGTTCGGAGAAAGGTAAGGGTAAAATAAGCATTCCTTTCAGTAATGAAGAAGAATTGGAACGCATCATCGGCATACTTGACACGCTGAAGAGATAA
- the surE gene encoding 5'/3'-nucleotidase SurE, translating to MENQRPLILISNDDGIIAKGISELIKFLRPLGEIVVVAPDAPRSGSASALTVTEPIHYRLLRKEVGVTVYKCSGTPTDCVKLAFHSILGRKPDLVVGGINHGDNSSVNVHYSGTMGVVIEGCLKGIPSIGFSLCSHEMNADFEAAGPYIREISGIVLEKGLPPLTCLNVNFPDTKELKGIRICEQTKGEWVNEWENFAHRGDTHYYWLTGEFENQDIDNEKNDHWALKNGYVAVTPTTVDVTAYGLIDELKAWFR from the coding sequence ATGGAAAATCAGAGACCTTTGATATTGATTTCCAATGATGACGGCATCATTGCAAAAGGCATTAGCGAGTTGATAAAATTTCTTCGCCCCTTGGGTGAGATTGTAGTAGTGGCGCCGGATGCGCCGCGTTCGGGTAGCGCGTCTGCGCTTACGGTGACAGAACCTATCCATTATCGTTTACTTCGCAAAGAAGTAGGAGTGACGGTTTACAAATGTTCCGGCACTCCGACTGATTGTGTGAAACTGGCTTTTCATTCCATACTCGGGCGTAAGCCCGACCTCGTGGTAGGGGGAATCAATCATGGTGATAATTCTTCGGTGAATGTGCACTATTCCGGTACGATGGGGGTAGTGATCGAAGGCTGTCTGAAAGGAATACCTTCTATCGGTTTTTCGCTGTGCTCTCATGAGATGAATGCCGACTTTGAGGCGGCAGGGCCTTATATTCGTGAGATAAGCGGCATAGTTTTGGAAAAAGGGTTGCCTCCGTTGACGTGCCTGAATGTCAACTTCCCTGATACGAAAGAACTGAAGGGCATAAGAATCTGTGAGCAGACCAAAGGAGAATGGGTCAATGAGTGGGAGAATTTTGCGCATCGGGGAGACACTCATTATTATTGGCTGACCGGTGAGTTTGAGAATCAAGATATTGATAATGAAAAAAATGATCACTGGGCCCTGAAAAACGGTTATGTGGCTGTTACACCTACTACCGTAGACGTTACCGCCTATGGATTGATAGATGAGCTGAAGGCCTGGTTTCGATAA
- a CDS encoding ParA family protein, with product MGKIIAMANQKGGVGKTTTTINLAASLATLEKKVLVVDADPQANASSGLGVDIKQSECTIYECIIDHANVRDAIYDTEIETLKVISSHINLVGAEIEMLNLKNREKILKEVLAPLKDEFDYILIDCSPSLGLITVNALTAADSVIIPVQAEYFALEGISKLLNTIKIIKSKLNPSLEIEGFLLTMYDSRLRQANQIYDEVKRHFRELVFTTVIQRNVKLSEAPSYGLPTILYDADSTGAKNHMALAKELIYRNEIIGNRQ from the coding sequence ATGGGAAAAATCATTGCTATGGCTAACCAAAAAGGAGGCGTAGGTAAAACTACGACAACAATCAATTTGGCAGCCTCACTCGCCACTCTTGAAAAGAAAGTACTCGTTGTAGATGCAGATCCGCAAGCCAATGCTTCTTCCGGCTTGGGCGTGGACATCAAGCAGTCGGAATGCACCATTTATGAATGCATTATTGACCATGCAAACGTACGCGATGCCATTTATGACACAGAAATAGAGACATTGAAAGTCATTTCATCTCATATAAATCTGGTAGGTGCCGAAATAGAAATGCTGAATCTTAAGAATCGGGAAAAGATTCTGAAAGAGGTACTCGCCCCACTAAAGGATGAGTTTGATTATATTTTAATAGACTGTTCTCCTTCTTTGGGCTTGATAACCGTTAATGCACTGACTGCCGCCGATTCTGTAATCATCCCCGTACAAGCTGAGTATTTTGCGTTGGAAGGTATCAGCAAGCTTTTGAACACCATCAAGATTATTAAGTCGAAACTGAACCCTTCACTCGAAATCGAAGGTTTCCTACTGACGATGTACGATTCACGCCTGCGCCAAGCCAATCAGATTTACGACGAGGTAAAACGCCACTTCCGGGAATTGGTGTTCACCACCGTCATCCAGCGTAATGTAAAGCTGAGCGAAGCCCCAAGTTACGGGCTACCTACCATCTTGTATGACGCAGACTCTACCGGAGCCAAAAACCACATGGCACTTGCCAAAGAATTAATCTACCGTAACGAAATAATCGGAAATAGACAGTAA
- a CDS encoding MerR family transcriptional regulator, producing the protein MLNTDKNLKLYYSIGEVAAMFDVNESLLRFWEKEFPQLKPKKGGRSIRQYRKEDIETLKLIYHLVKERGMTLSGARQRMKDNKEATVRTFEIVERLKSIREELIGMRDALNAFTYEDVEKLKEEIQKP; encoded by the coding sequence ATGTTGAACACCGATAAGAACCTGAAATTGTATTATTCCATCGGCGAGGTAGCTGCCATGTTCGATGTCAACGAATCGCTGCTCCGTTTCTGGGAAAAAGAGTTTCCACAGCTCAAACCCAAGAAAGGAGGGCGCAGCATACGTCAGTATCGCAAAGAAGATATAGAAACGTTGAAGCTTATTTATCATTTGGTGAAAGAACGGGGCATGACTCTGTCCGGCGCCCGCCAGAGGATGAAAGACAACAAGGAGGCAACCGTGCGTACTTTTGAAATCGTAGAAAGACTGAAGTCCATCCGCGAGGAACTGATTGGCATGCGCGATGCGTTGAATGCTTTCACCTATGAGGATGTGGAAAAGCTGAAAGAAGAAATACAGAAACCATAG
- a CDS encoding lytic transglycosylase domain-containing protein: MTNKLTDMKRLIFGSSLFFTALLASSQVQAQESIEVLIRENGTEREETIELPKSMTYPLDSLLNDWKAKNYIDLSKDCNTSTTNPMFSDSVYIDRLSRIPNVIEMPYNDIVRQFIDMYTGRLRNQVAFMLSAGNFYMPIFEEALDAYGLPLELKYLPIIESALNPSAVSRAGACGLWQFMLATGKLYGLESNSLVDERRDPIKATWAAARYLKEMYDIYKDWNLVIAAYNCGPGTINKAIRRANGKTDYWEIYHYLPKETRGYIPAFIAANYVMTYYCKHNICPMETDIPDATDTIQVNRNLHFEQIAEICGIDMARIKSLNPQFIKNVIPGESKVQTLRLPISYISTFIDKQDTIYTHRSSELFKNRKLIAIADARPATRGNRNRATGNATYHKIRNGETLSTIARKYGVTVNQIKSWNGLHSTRISAGKNLKIYK, from the coding sequence ATGACAAATAAACTCACAGATATGAAAAGATTAATCTTCGGTTCTTCTCTCTTTTTCACCGCACTCTTGGCCTCTTCGCAGGTGCAAGCCCAAGAAAGTATAGAAGTCCTTATCCGCGAGAACGGAACAGAACGCGAGGAAACCATCGAACTGCCCAAAAGCATGACTTATCCTCTGGACAGCTTACTAAACGATTGGAAAGCCAAAAACTACATAGACTTAAGTAAAGACTGTAACACCTCTACCACCAACCCGATGTTCAGTGATTCAGTATACATCGACCGCCTGTCGCGCATTCCTAATGTGATAGAGATGCCTTACAACGATATAGTACGCCAATTCATAGATATGTATACCGGACGCCTGCGCAATCAGGTGGCCTTCATGCTGAGCGCCGGCAATTTCTATATGCCCATCTTCGAAGAAGCATTAGACGCATACGGCTTACCACTCGAATTGAAATATCTGCCCATCATAGAATCAGCGCTCAATCCTTCTGCCGTATCGCGCGCAGGAGCTTGCGGACTATGGCAATTTATGTTGGCTACCGGAAAATTGTACGGCTTGGAAAGCAACAGCCTTGTGGACGAACGCCGCGACCCGATAAAAGCCACTTGGGCCGCAGCCCGCTACCTGAAAGAGATGTATGACATCTATAAAGACTGGAATCTGGTAATCGCAGCCTACAATTGCGGCCCCGGAACCATCAATAAAGCCATCCGCCGTGCAAATGGGAAAACTGATTATTGGGAGATATACCACTATTTACCCAAAGAGACACGCGGCTATATACCTGCCTTTATTGCAGCCAACTACGTAATGACTTATTACTGCAAACACAACATCTGTCCCATGGAGACGGACATTCCGGATGCCACCGATACGATTCAAGTAAACCGCAACCTGCACTTTGAACAAATTGCCGAAATCTGTGGCATAGACATGGCCCGGATTAAGAGCTTAAACCCTCAATTCATAAAAAATGTAATCCCCGGAGAAAGTAAAGTTCAAACCTTGCGCCTCCCCATCAGCTACATCAGCACTTTCATTGACAAACAAGATACAATCTACACACATCGCAGCAGCGAACTGTTCAAAAACCGCAAACTCATCGCCATCGCAGATGCACGCCCGGCAACACGCGGCAACAGAAACAGAGCAACCGGCAATGCCACCTACCATAAAATCCGTAATGGCGAAACATTATCGACCATTGCACGAAAATACGGCGTCACCGTCAATCAGATAAAAAGTTGGAACGGGTTGCACAGTACCCGAATATCGGCAGGAAAGAATTTGAAGATTTATAAATAA
- a CDS encoding M23 family metallopeptidase — translation MRKVYYIYNPQTQTYDRIYPTVRQRALSILRRLFIGMGLGAGSFLLLLLIFGSPSEKELRKENSKLRAQYNVLEARLDEAMGVLQDIQQRDDNLYRVIFQADPIPSAIRKAGYGGTNRYEHLMELADADLVINTTQKLDMLAKQLYIQSNSFDDVVEMCKSHDEMLKCIPAIQPVSNKNLKQTASGYGMRIDPIYGTPRFHSGMDFSANPGTDVYATGNGTVVKMGWETGYGNTIVIDHGFGYRTWYAHLRDFRTKLGKRVVRGEVIGGVGNTGKSTGPHLHYEVHVKGQVVNPVNYYFMDLSAEDYDRMIQIAENHGKMLD, via the coding sequence ATGCGCAAAGTTTACTACATTTATAATCCGCAGACACAGACGTATGACCGTATTTACCCCACTGTCCGGCAGCGGGCGTTGAGCATCCTCCGCCGTTTGTTCATCGGCATGGGGCTGGGTGCGGGCAGCTTCTTGTTGTTGCTTTTGATTTTCGGTTCACCTTCCGAGAAGGAACTGAGGAAAGAAAACAGCAAGCTGCGTGCACAATACAATGTGCTTGAGGCACGTCTGGACGAGGCGATGGGCGTACTTCAGGATATCCAGCAGCGCGACGACAACCTGTATCGTGTCATCTTTCAGGCCGACCCCATCCCCTCTGCCATCCGCAAGGCCGGATATGGGGGGACCAACCGTTATGAGCATCTGATGGAACTGGCCGACGCGGATTTGGTAATCAACACCACACAGAAGCTGGACATGCTGGCCAAGCAGCTCTATATCCAGTCGAACTCTTTTGACGATGTGGTGGAGATGTGCAAAAGCCACGATGAGATGTTGAAGTGCATTCCTGCTATCCAGCCCGTTTCCAATAAGAATTTGAAGCAGACGGCATCAGGCTACGGCATGCGCATCGACCCCATTTATGGTACGCCCCGTTTTCATTCGGGCATGGATTTCTCTGCCAATCCCGGTACGGACGTCTATGCCACAGGCAACGGAACCGTGGTGAAGATGGGTTGGGAAACCGGTTATGGCAATACCATCGTCATCGACCATGGTTTCGGTTACCGGACATGGTATGCCCACCTGCGCGACTTCCGTACGAAGCTCGGCAAGCGTGTGGTGCGCGGCGAAGTGATTGGCGGCGTGGGCAATACGGGAAAGAGTACCGGCCCTCACCTTCACTACGAGGTGCATGTGAAAGGGCAGGTAGTGAATCCCGTCAATTACTACTTCATGGACCTCAGCGCCGAAGATTATGACCGCATGATTCAAATTGCCGAGAACCACGGGAAGATGCTGGATTGA
- a CDS encoding RelA/SpoT family protein has translation MEENMSQKGKEMAEEEMIEQAFQKLLNDYLATKHRKRIEIITKAFNFANQAHKGVKRRSGEPYIMHPIAVAKIVCNEIGLGSTSICSALLHDVVEDTDYTVEDIENIFGPKIAQIVDGLTKISGGIFGDRASAQAENFKKLLLTMSDDIRVILIKIADRLHNMRTLGSMLPNKQFKIAGETLYIYAPLANRLGLYKIKTELENLSFRYEHPEEYHEIEEKLEATAVERDRVFNEFTAPIRAQLDKMGLKYRILARIKSIYSIWNKMQTKHVPFEEIYDLLAVRIIFEPRNIEEELNDCFDIYVSISKIYKPHPDRLRDWVSHPKANGYQALHVTLMGNNGQWIEVQIRSERMNDVAEQGFAAHWKYKEGGGSEDEGELEKWLRTIKEILDDPQPDAIDFLDTIKLNLFASEIFVFTPKGDIKTMPQNSTALDFAFSLHTDIGSHSIGAKVNHKLVPLSHKLQSGDQVEILTSKSQRVQPEWEMYATTARARTKITAILRKEAKAYQKDGETILNAFFNNEGIRVDEALLDKLTKLHKFHTQDELLIAIGNKRIVLGDADKNIVKEKQGSNWKKFLTFSFGNKENKDEKELPKEKVSQEKINTKQILKLTEETISKNYIMAPCCHPIPGDDVLGYIDDQNRVVIHKRQCPVASRLKSSYGNRIIATEWDTHKDLSFLVTIYLKGIDGMGLLNEVTQVISRQLNVNIRKLSIETDDGIFEGKIQLYVHDVDDVRTICNNLKQIQNIKQVTRTED, from the coding sequence ATGGAAGAAAACATGAGCCAGAAGGGGAAAGAAATGGCTGAAGAGGAAATGATTGAACAGGCATTCCAAAAACTGTTGAACGACTATTTGGCAACCAAGCACCGCAAGCGTATAGAAATAATAACCAAAGCATTCAACTTTGCCAATCAGGCACATAAAGGCGTCAAGCGCCGTTCGGGCGAGCCTTACATCATGCATCCCATTGCCGTGGCAAAAATTGTATGCAACGAAATCGGATTAGGATCTACTTCCATCTGCTCCGCCTTACTGCACGATGTGGTAGAAGATACAGACTATACCGTGGAAGATATAGAAAACATCTTCGGTCCTAAAATAGCCCAAATAGTAGACGGGCTGACCAAAATATCCGGTGGAATCTTCGGTGACCGCGCTTCGGCACAAGCCGAGAACTTCAAGAAGCTGCTGCTTACCATGTCCGACGATATCCGGGTTATCCTCATCAAGATAGCCGACCGCCTGCACAACATGCGCACGCTTGGCTCCATGCTTCCCAATAAACAGTTCAAGATTGCGGGCGAAACGCTATACATCTACGCCCCCCTTGCCAACCGCCTTGGCTTGTACAAAATCAAGACCGAACTGGAGAACCTGAGTTTCAGGTATGAGCATCCGGAAGAATATCACGAGATAGAAGAAAAGCTCGAAGCGACCGCCGTGGAACGCGACAGAGTGTTCAATGAGTTCACCGCTCCTATACGCGCACAACTGGACAAGATGGGACTGAAATATCGCATCCTTGCCCGCATCAAGTCTATCTATTCCATTTGGAACAAGATGCAAACCAAACATGTTCCGTTCGAGGAAATCTACGATCTGCTTGCCGTTCGCATCATTTTCGAACCACGCAACATTGAGGAAGAATTGAACGACTGCTTCGACATCTATGTCTCCATCTCCAAGATATACAAACCCCATCCCGACCGACTGCGCGACTGGGTAAGCCATCCGAAAGCCAATGGATATCAAGCGCTGCACGTCACCCTTATGGGCAACAATGGTCAGTGGATTGAAGTACAAATACGAAGCGAACGCATGAACGACGTTGCCGAGCAAGGATTTGCCGCCCATTGGAAATATAAAGAAGGCGGAGGAAGCGAAGACGAAGGCGAACTGGAAAAGTGGCTGCGCACCATCAAGGAGATTCTGGATGACCCGCAACCTGATGCCATAGATTTTCTCGACACCATCAAACTCAACCTATTTGCATCGGAGATTTTTGTATTCACTCCGAAAGGGGATATAAAGACCATGCCACAGAACTCTACGGCATTGGACTTTGCCTTCTCTCTGCACACCGATATCGGCAGCCACAGTATCGGAGCTAAGGTGAACCATAAGCTGGTTCCTCTAAGCCACAAACTGCAAAGCGGCGACCAAGTAGAAATATTAACCTCCAAATCGCAACGCGTACAACCTGAATGGGAAATGTATGCCACCACAGCCCGTGCGCGCACCAAGATTACAGCTATCTTACGCAAAGAAGCGAAAGCCTATCAAAAGGACGGGGAAACCATCTTGAACGCTTTCTTCAATAATGAAGGAATCCGAGTGGACGAAGCTTTATTGGATAAGTTGACCAAATTGCATAAATTTCATACCCAAGACGAACTGCTTATTGCCATCGGCAACAAAAGAATCGTGCTGGGTGATGCTGACAAAAACATAGTAAAAGAGAAACAGGGCAGCAATTGGAAGAAATTCCTGACTTTCTCTTTCGGAAACAAAGAGAACAAGGACGAAAAGGAGCTACCGAAAGAAAAAGTTTCGCAAGAGAAAATCAACACCAAGCAGATTCTGAAACTGACGGAAGAGACTATCTCGAAGAATTACATCATGGCTCCTTGCTGCCACCCCATACCCGGTGACGATGTGCTGGGATATATAGACGACCAGAACCGGGTTGTCATACATAAGCGCCAATGCCCTGTCGCCTCACGCCTCAAGAGCAGCTACGGCAATCGCATCATCGCAACCGAATGGGACACGCATAAGGACCTTTCTTTCCTCGTCACTATCTACTTGAAAGGGATAGACGGCATGGGACTGCTGAACGAAGTGACCCAAGTCATCTCGCGCCAGCTGAACGTAAATATCCGTAAGCTCTCCATCGAAACCGACGACGGCATCTTTGAGGGAAAGATACAACTCTACGTACATGATGTGGATGACGTGCGTACCATCTGCAACAACCTGAAACAAATACAGAATATCAAGCAAGTGACAAGAACGGAAGACTGA